A genome region from Cucurbita pepo subsp. pepo cultivar mu-cu-16 chromosome LG02, ASM280686v2, whole genome shotgun sequence includes the following:
- the LOC111789103 gene encoding FRIGIDA-like protein 2, whose amino-acid sequence MADLKEISDALKLVDSKTQNLKKAFEDLQGHSHLLDSFSLSWSDLESHFTSIQNSLTKKFHELESMQLEVIQNQPEEKEPCSSLRVEVGNRDEPDGSADCVSPRSEMKLLCEQMDGKGLGRYVSDLPKERESVRDELPDALKCAPDIEALVLDAMEGFFRANPKPKLHNLKMSNVRRGCVLLLETLMDGFRNVDDHVTERAKKLALDWKQSFGKHGKDPLDALGFLHLVAAYNLSSEFEVGELVDYFIIIARYRQATKLCKVVGLGDKVYDLVQKLLDKGKQLLAVKFIFEFELTDRFPPIPILKEYVRESKKAAKAVCRAGKNSLRALNESTAKELGALKSVVKFIEEYKLDDDYPQVNLQKRIDQLEKQRTHRKRPAIASPVIARHKQPHQPLQVKQRFKKQKLPPRKHMRRQFPINHLHMAGPGGSAPVPNIVGFGNPAYPPYRQTHLHSAGLVADLTAPYQQSLLQPAGLLPNHPVSYAQSHLQPAGVLPDQSAPFESSSMAYNMAVAASTPAGASYHGSSAEYYGLAGGPMGFPGNASTSNSHAYPTEPYAPPGYGAGVPPPYHQSYYPQ is encoded by the exons ATGGCGGACCTCAAAGAAATCTCAGATGCGTTGAAGCTCGTTGATTCCAAGACACAGAACTTGAAGAAAGCATTTGAAGACCTTCAAGGTCACTCCCATCTCCTCgattccttttctctctcttggtCTGACCTCGAATCGCACTTCACTTCAATCCAGAACTCTCTCACAAAGAAATTCCATGAGCTTGAGTCTATGCAGTTGGAAGTGATTCAAAATCAACCAGAGGAGAAGGAGCCGTGTTCTTCATTGCGCGTGGAAGTGGGGAATCGGGACGAGCCGGATGGGAGTGCCGATTGTGTGTCGCCTCGGTCCGAGATGAAGCTTCTCTGTGAGCAAATGGACGGTAAGGGGCTGGGTAGATATGTTAGTGATTTGCCCAAGGAACGTGAATCAGTCAGGGATGAGCTCCCGGATGCACTTAAGTGTGCGCCGGATATAGAAGCTCTGGTTCTGGATGCAATGGAGGGATTCTTCCGTGCCAATCCAAAACCGAAGCTACATAACTTGAAAATGTCCAATGTGAGGAGAGGTTGTGTACTATTGTTGGAGACCCTGATGGATGGTTTTCGAAATGTAGACGATCATGTAACAGAAAGGGCGAAGAAATTGGCGCTGGATTGGAAACAAAGTTTTGGTAAACATGGGAAGGATCCGTTAGATGCATTAGGGTTTTTGCATTTGGTTGCAGCTTATAACTTGTCATCGGAATTTGAAGTGGGTGAGCTTGTTGattatttcattataattGCTCGGTATCGGCAAGCTACAAAGTTGTGCAAAGTCGTTGGCTTGGGCGATAAAGTATATG ATCTTGTTCAGAAACTGCTAGACAAGGGAAAGCAACTTTTAGCTGTCAAATTCATCTTTGAGTTTGAGTTGACGGACAGGTTCCCACCCATTCCCATCTTAAAAGAGTATGTGAGGGAATCCAAGAAGGCAGCCAAGGCAGTTTGCAGGGCAGGAAAAAACTCTCTCAGAGCACTG AATGAGTCTACCGCGAAAGAACTAGGTGCTTTAAAATCTGTGGTCAAATTTATTGAAGAATACAAGCTTGATGATGATTATCCACAAGTGAACCTTCAAAAGCGTATTGATCAACTCGAGAAGCAGAGAACCCACAGGAAGCGCCCTGCGATAGCTTCTCCTGTTATTGCCAGACATAAACAGCCACACCAACCACTACAAGTGAAACAACGGTTCAAGAAACAGAAATTGCCGCCAAGGAAGCATATGCGACGGCAGTTTCCAATTAATCACCTGCACATGGCTGGTCCAGGTGGCTCTGCACCAGTTCCCAATATTGTTGGTTTTGGGAATCCAGCTTATCCCCCATACCGCCAAACACACTTACATTCTGCAGGTTTGGTAGCTGATCTTACTGCTCCTTATCAACAATCTCTTCTACAGCCAGCAGGTTTGTTGCCAAATCATCCTGTTTCATATGCACAATCACATCTACAGCCAGCAGGTGTGTTGCCAGATCAATCTGCTCCTTTTGAGAGCTCATCTATGGCTTATAATATGGCTGTGGCAGCGTCCACTCCAGCTGGTGCCTCTTATCATGGCTCATCAGCTGAGTATTATGGTTTGGCAGGAGGCCCCATGGGTTTTCCTGGAAATGCATCCACCTCTAATTCTCACGCATACCCAACAGAACCATATGCACCACCTGGATATGGTGCGGGTGTGCCTCCACCCTACCACCAATCTTACTATCCCCAGTAG